GAAAAATGGTAATCTTAGAGCCAACTTAACTAACCTGGGATAATTGCCTTTACAGTTCTTTCCGTAAACCATTGGCGGCCTTACAATTGCAATCCTAAAGTTCTCGTTTGAAAGTTCCTTAATGTGCTCTTCTGCCTGAAGCTTTGAAATACCATAATACCCTTTAGGATTAGGTACCGATTCCATATTAATAACACCACTCTCAACTCCATAAACACTCATAGAACTAAGAAAAATAAATTGTTTAACTCCCTCTGCCTTAGCTTTTTGAGCAAGAGCGATGGTAAGGTCACGATTAACTTTTGTGTATAACTCAGAATTTGCTTTAGATTCTTTAATATGTGCAATTCCAGCAACATGAAAAACAACATCGTAGCCAGAAAAGGACTTTTCTTTCCAATTATTATCTCTACACGAAATGAATTCGCAAGAATATCGATTAAAAGTGCTAATTGAGAAGGCATTGCCAATATAACTATTCTTTGCGGTAATTAAGATTTCTTTCATCTTAAACTGTCCTCTGTATCCTGGATGGCAAAGACTTGTCCCTTTGAATATCCTATACTTCCCTCTACAACTCCACTCAGTTTAATCACACTGATAATAGTCGCAAAAAAACATTTAAGATCAATTATTATTCCCATATTTTCAACATACTCTCCATCAAACTTAGCTTTATCTTCTATATTCAGTTCATCTCGGCCATTAATTTGAGCCCATCCAGTTAATCCAGGCTTAATATCGTTAGCCTTGTATTTATCTCGTTCAGCTATCAGATCATATTGATTCCACAGGGCCGGGCGGGGGCCAACGATACTCATTTCACCTTTTAAGATATTAATGATCTGCGGCAACTCATCTAAGCTTGTTTTTCTAAGGAATTTACCTACTTTTGTTATAAAAAGATTCGGATCTTTTAATAGATGAGTCGGCATGTCACTAGGTGTATCGGTTCGCATGGTTCGAAATTTAAGAATATAAAATTCAGTTTTGTTCTTTCCTAACCGCTTTTGTTTAAATAAAATTGGCCCTTTGGAGTCAATTTTAACCGATAGTGAAATGATTAAGAAAAAAGGCCATAACAATAGTAGCCCGATTAAAGCTAGGGTAAAATCAATAGCTTGTTTCACAAAATTGTAAGATCCCATAAACTCACCTGATCCTTTATGTACTATTTTTCTATAGGGAATCAATCATCTGTTCTCCCCTTGAGAAGAGATGATTGATATCTGCTTTACAATTAACTACTACTGTTACACCCCAACCTCAAAGGAATACCCTAATTCCTCTAAGGTAGGTACTTTCTTGGGCTCCGCCAGCTTGATCATGAGTCCATTCTCAATGGCCTTAAGTCCGTTGACTTCCGAGTTCATACGAAATTCTGGAATGTCCTTCTTCGTTACGTACTCTTCACTTAATCCTGATATTTCAAGCGTGATATTGGCTTCTACCACTGTTAATAATTCTCTTAATCTCATTAGGATAACCTCGCTTTGGATTGTTATCTGGCCGCTATTCCGTTACTTGGGCCTTACCTTGTTGAAGACTAGCTTCGAACGCAGCTCTATATTGGCTAATAATTCCAGTATCGTATCCACCCGCTTGGAGTTTAGCTTCGCAGTCGGACAATATGCTATTGAAGCTGGAAGTAAACGAGGCTAACTGCTGAACACCTCTGGCTTTGATACTTGCTTTGCTATCAGCGTCCTTAGCCGATAAATACTCAATTGCAGTAGCCATCAAGGTGGATCTGCTCTCTGATTCAAGTGCATTCAGCTTGGCTTCCGTCTCACTGGTGATGGATTCATATGAAACCTTTGCTGTTCCTCCACCGGCTCCTGCTCCAGCTCCTGCAGAACCACCGCCAGTTGCTCCTGTGGTCGGGGCAGGTGTTGCTGTTGCTCCACCAGAGTCCTTGCCATTACTGTTATTTGTGGTGTTATCTTTGCCACCAACAGCAGTCTGAGCTTTATAAGAAGCTGACTCTGCGGTAATCGTCATAGATTTCTGATTCCAACTGATTTCATTTCCTACAGACTCCGATAGGAACCGAAGAGGTATATATAACGAACCGTTCAAGAGATAACTGGATTGACCTGCGGGTACACTCTTAGCCGCACCGTTAAATCCATAGCTCGCTTTCACACTATTTAGGATAATGTTCTTCGTTGCCGTAGAAGTGCTATTATTGTTCGTTGCATTCATTAAATATTCCTTAATGACTACAAGCTCTGCACTGCTTGGCTCAGCTACGGTAACCTTTAGGTTCTTGGCATCCCAGCTAACACTTTTCTGCAAGGCATAGGAAACGAAACGCAATGGAACGTAGGTTGTATTGTTGTAAATGAACACGTACTGCCCTACTGGGGGCTCCATAATTACTCCGTCAAACGTCAACTTCACATTCATACTTTGAACTTTGATTGTATTATTAGTGTTATTACTTATATTAGATGCGGACACATTAGCCGGAGCCGATACTGTTAAGGGCGCCATACTGATCAACAAGAATAGACTTAATAATGCTGCTGGAAATCTCACTTTTCTCACAATTATTCACTCCCGCTTTCTTCTGCTAATACCTGATCGCGTGTTTTTCCTTGGCTAACTCCGTACTTCTTAGCAATTTGCGCCAGCTCGTTATACTGTTGCTCTGAAACTTTACCCAGAATAATAGAGCGTGCTTCTCGCTTCTCGTCAACGGATAAACCTCCGCTGGCTAGTTCTTTCAAGTGATTGATATCTGAGACGCTTAATTGGCTTAACACGATAGAGACAACATCTGCCTTCTCTTTTACCGTTACATTTTTTTGAATTTCTTTCGCTTTATCTGTAGATACCTGTGCGGTATATCCGTTATTTGAAGATTCGCCAGTGGCAGAAGTTGTTGTTGGCGTTGCAGTTGCGGTAGTCTCTGGCTTGTCCTGACTAGAATCAGCCTGAACATTATTTCCATCTTCTGTGGAAGCCGTTGGGGCAGTAGTGGAAGTAGGCACTATAGGCTCTATTCCTTCTACTTGGTTATCCACAGTATTCTCAGACTCTACATCGAAACTTCCAACCATGGAATTCATCAATTTATCTACAGCATAGTTAGCGGCGAATAAGCCGCCGACTCCCAGTACAATAATGGCTGATAGAACCCACAGCAATACTCTTTTCCATCTTTTATTGAACATGATGTATCACCCCGTATAAATTATTTAGCTAATTGCTGCTTGAGCGACGGGCTGCATGGGTACAATCTGATTAATGACTTCGCGTATTGCTTCTCCGTCCTCGGTAAGCACACGTTCCAAACGTTTAAATTCAAGCTCCAGCTGGTTCTGGCTGATCACATTGGGTCTTCCGATGAAAATCCTGCCATGATGTGTAGAGCCTAAGTTTTCCTCATCGGTCAGCAGCTCTTCGTACAGCTTCTCACCCTCGCGAATACCGGAGAACTTAATATCAATGTCCTTATAAGGCTCATAGCCGGATAAAGTAATTAAATCCTCAGCTAGAGTTAGAATCTTTACCGGTTCACCCATGTCCAGTACGAAAACTTCGCCGCCATTCGCAAATGAACCAGACTGAATAACAAGTTGTACCGCCTCAGGTATAGTCATGAAATACCGAATCATCTCTGGATGGGTAACGGTAACAGGACCACCGGCAGCGATCTGTTGCTTGAACGCCGGGATTACACTTCCCCGACTACCAAGGACGTTACCAAAACGAACGGCTGAGAACTTGGTTTGACTTAAATCGTTAAGAGATTGTACATACATCTCCGCAATCCGCTTCGTTGCCCCCATCACACTGGTTGGATTAACCGCCTTATCTGAAGAGATCATTACAAATCTTTCAGACCCGAACTTATCCGCACAGTCTGCCACATTGCGGGTACCGAATACATTATTTTTAATCGCTTCAGCAGGATTTCGCTCCATCAAGGGAACGTGTTTGTGTGCTGCCGCATGAAAGACCACATTCGGCTTGTTGCAGCGAAATACGTCCATCATACGTGTACGATCTTGTACATCCGCTATAACTGTAACTATATTTAGATCCGGGAAGCTCTTTCGCAGCTCCATTTCAATCGTGTAAATACTATTCTCACCATGCCCTAGCAGCAGGAGCTTATCCGGCATAAAGGGAGCAATCTGGCGACACAGCTCAGAACCAATAGATCCGCCAGCCCCTGTAACCAGTACTGTCTTATGGTGGACGTAATCAAGAATACTGTTCAGGTCAGCGACAACAGGTTCACGTCCCAATAAATCCTCTACACTTACATCTCTAAGCTTCTTGACGGATATTTTGCCTGCTATAAGATCGTTCAGTGGCGGGATAATCTTCAGCTTGGCCCCTGTTGTCTTGGAAAGCTTAACTATCTCGGATATTTCAGTTCTGGAGACGGAAGGTATCGCAATAATGATCTCATGAATATCTTTATCCTTAACCACGCTCGGGATCCCATAACGGTTACCCAGCACGGGAATCCCCAAAATTGACATATGATACTTGTTTGGGCTGTCGTCAATAAATCCGATCAGTTGGGTGTGTGCAAAAGAAGGTCCCATCATTTCCTTGGCAATAAGCGTTCCGCAGTCCCCTGCTCCAACAATAAGCGTATGTGTTCTGGTATCCTCATAATTGATACGCTCGGTGCGTAATACTCTCCATAAGAAACGAACGCCCCCCACCAATAGTAGGATGGTCTCCATCGCACGCACTTCTACACCAAAGGGCACACGTACCGGAAGACAAAGGTAGGCTATGCTGTAAGAGAGTACTGCTCCCACCGCAATAGCCTTAACCACAGATATAATTTCCCCAATACTCGCATACTGCCACACCCGCCGATAAAGTCCAAAATAAATAAGACTTCCCCCGAAGGAAAGGGTTGAAATGACACCCATCTGGATCATTTGAATGAAATAATCTGGAGGTATATGATTTAAGAAACGGAACAGATAGGAGCTAACAAAACTCAACCATATGATCAAAAGATCAACGATGAATAATAAGACCACTCTAGATTTCGCTGTCATTTTGGTGCCTCCAAAAATAACAATTTTGCCAAAAAGCATTGAACTTAATTGCCATAATAATAATAGTAGTACCCTTCACTGGCCTTACGTTTAACGTTATTCAAAACCACACCAAGCATTCTTGCTCCCACACGATCCAGGTTAGCTTTTGCCTTAATAGCTATATCCCGCTTAACCTTGCCGTAGCTGACTACCATAATGACACCGTCACTCTTGGAAGCCACAATCTGAGCATCTGTAACCGCCAATAGCGGCGGGGTATCGATAATAATCACATCATACCTTTGACGCAGCTCCTGAATGACAGCAGTCATTCGATTAGAAGCCATCATTTCTGCCGGATTAGGGGGTATAGGCCCTGATGTCATTATGGAAAGATTCGGAACGTTAGAATCTTGTATAGCATCTTCAATATCAACTTGCTGAGACAGCAAAGACGATAATCCGTAACGGTTGCTGAGCGTGAATGTCTTATGTGCTGTTGGTTTACGTAAGTCGGCATCTATCAATAAGACTTTCTTGTCACTCAGAGCATAAGAGGCAGCTAAATTCCCTGAAACCGTCGATTTCCCTTCCTCAGGTCCGGATGAGGTCACCATAATGACTTGAATTCTCTCATCTACAGAAGAGAAATCAATATTGGTACGCAGTGCGCGGAAGGCTTCTGATACCGGAGAACGCGGGTTTGTCAGTGTAATCAGTTGGCGTTGTTTACTTAGCTGCTGTGACATTCTCTAGCTCCCCCGCTCTTCTGGATGGCAGAGCCTGTGTCTCTGCTCCTGCTCCCTTGGTGAATTCATCTTGTCCAACTCTAGTAATCATTGCTAATGTAGGCAGGCCGAGATATTGCTCAATATCCGCTTCTGTCTTCAAGGTATCATCCATATATTCCAGCAGGAAGGAAATCCCTAAACCAATCATCAAGGATACGATGAAAGCGATAGCCATGTTAAGGACTACATTGGGTTCTACCGGGCCTGGAGCGATTGGTGGATTAACCTTCGCTTCATTCAGTATGGATACGTTCTGCACATTGAACAGGGATGGAATCTCCTGCTTGAACACCAGTGATATGGCGTTCACTATCTCAGCAGCTCGTGAATAGGAATTATCTCTAACGACAAGTGTCATCACCTGCGTATTATTTACGGAGCTGACATTTACCTTCTTCATAAGTTCTTCGGTAGTTACATTGAATTGCGGATATTCCTTCGTAACGACATCCAGTATTGCAGGTGTCTTAATAATTTCCTTGTAGGTGTTAATTAGTTGAATGTTAGTATTAATTTGATTCAAATCAAGCTGCGCCACCGTTGACTGTGTCGGAGTCTGGTTAACGATAATTTTTGTGGAAGCTTCGTACACCGGCTTCTTGATATACAGGCTGTATACCCCGGCAATAGCGCACATTACAACTACAATGCTGACAATAAGCCACAGCCTCT
Above is a window of Paenibacillus wynnii DNA encoding:
- a CDS encoding CpsD/CapB family tyrosine-protein kinase, producing MSQQLSKQRQLITLTNPRSPVSEAFRALRTNIDFSSVDERIQVIMVTSSGPEEGKSTVSGNLAASYALSDKKVLLIDADLRKPTAHKTFTLSNRYGLSSLLSQQVDIEDAIQDSNVPNLSIMTSGPIPPNPAEMMASNRMTAVIQELRQRYDVIIIDTPPLLAVTDAQIVASKSDGVIMVVSYGKVKRDIAIKAKANLDRVGARMLGVVLNNVKRKASEGYYYYYYGN
- a CDS encoding NAD-dependent epimerase/dehydratase family protein, whose amino-acid sequence is MKEILITAKNSYIGNAFSISTFNRYSCEFISCRDNNWKEKSFSGYDVVFHVAGIAHIKESKANSELYTKVNRDLTIALAQKAKAEGVKQFIFLSSMSVYGVESGVINMESVPNPKGYYGISKLQAEEHIKELSNENFRIAIVRPPMVYGKNCKGNYPRLVKLALRLPFFPVLNNQRSMIYIDNLSEFISLLIDNCDDGVFLPQNEEYVSTSDMVKLIAEYHGKKVKMTKLFNPLLRLFFKRVKFINKMFGNLTYEKSFSNYCVKSFKDSIRLTEEGS
- a CDS encoding copper amine oxidase N-terminal domain-containing protein gives rise to the protein MRKVRFPAALLSLFLLISMAPLTVSAPANVSASNISNNTNNTIKVQSMNVKLTFDGVIMEPPVGQYVFIYNNTTYVPLRFVSYALQKSVSWDAKNLKVTVAEPSSAELVVIKEYLMNATNNNSTSTATKNIILNSVKASYGFNGAAKSVPAGQSSYLLNGSLYIPLRFLSESVGNEISWNQKSMTITAESASYKAQTAVGGKDNTTNNSNGKDSGGATATPAPTTGATGGGSAGAGAGAGGGTAKVSYESITSETEAKLNALESESRSTLMATAIEYLSAKDADSKASIKARGVQQLASFTSSFNSILSDCEAKLQAGGYDTGIISQYRAAFEASLQQGKAQVTE
- a CDS encoding YveK family protein, with product MSSQELDLRDYFRIVQKRLWLIVSIVVVMCAIAGVYSLYIKKPVYEASTKIIVNQTPTQSTVAQLDLNQINTNIQLINTYKEIIKTPAILDVVTKEYPQFNVTTEELMKKVNVSSVNNTQVMTLVVRDNSYSRAAEIVNAISLVFKQEIPSLFNVQNVSILNEAKVNPPIAPGPVEPNVVLNMAIAFIVSLMIGLGISFLLEYMDDTLKTEADIEQYLGLPTLAMITRVGQDEFTKGAGAETQALPSRRAGELENVTAAK
- a CDS encoding sugar transferase; this encodes MGSYNFVKQAIDFTLALIGLLLLWPFFLIISLSVKIDSKGPILFKQKRLGKNKTEFYILKFRTMRTDTPSDMPTHLLKDPNLFITKVGKFLRKTSLDELPQIINILKGEMSIVGPRPALWNQYDLIAERDKYKANDIKPGLTGWAQINGRDELNIEDKAKFDGEYVENMGIIIDLKCFFATIISVIKLSGVVEGSIGYSKGQVFAIQDTEDSLR
- a CDS encoding polysaccharide biosynthesis protein yields the protein MTAKSRVVLLFIVDLLIIWLSFVSSYLFRFLNHIPPDYFIQMIQMGVISTLSFGGSLIYFGLYRRVWQYASIGEIISVVKAIAVGAVLSYSIAYLCLPVRVPFGVEVRAMETILLLVGGVRFLWRVLRTERINYEDTRTHTLIVGAGDCGTLIAKEMMGPSFAHTQLIGFIDDSPNKYHMSILGIPVLGNRYGIPSVVKDKDIHEIIIAIPSVSRTEISEIVKLSKTTGAKLKIIPPLNDLIAGKISVKKLRDVSVEDLLGREPVVADLNSILDYVHHKTVLVTGAGGSIGSELCRQIAPFMPDKLLLLGHGENSIYTIEMELRKSFPDLNIVTVIADVQDRTRMMDVFRCNKPNVVFHAAAHKHVPLMERNPAEAIKNNVFGTRNVADCADKFGSERFVMISSDKAVNPTSVMGATKRIAEMYVQSLNDLSQTKFSAVRFGNVLGSRGSVIPAFKQQIAAGGPVTVTHPEMIRYFMTIPEAVQLVIQSGSFANGGEVFVLDMGEPVKILTLAEDLITLSGYEPYKDIDIKFSGIREGEKLYEELLTDEENLGSTHHGRIFIGRPNVISQNQLELEFKRLERVLTEDGEAIREVINQIVPMQPVAQAAIS